One genomic segment of Gossypium arboreum isolate Shixiya-1 chromosome 3, ASM2569848v2, whole genome shotgun sequence includes these proteins:
- the LOC108465131 gene encoding uncharacterized protein LOC108465131, whose amino-acid sequence MKERGKAVEVYNNKNIDFFQDYSTSSDVVPCRKHPQSSSAGVCAYCLKDRLINLVCSDCGEQRLSSCSCSEIATNPRNSCAGGEVGSVGRVSFLIENENSRDHQVSNPKAKSTSSGNNTKSEDVILLKRSNSSCVEIKKKNGFWRIGRFFKKKRDKETNCGKSACGGDEKSDLWVVDYMGVSRSRSLCSFRAGGFFGSEDGSDVMNFSGARSSISAARSSGVNGGLLFDPERKSGFSEAEPRRSGFDSERRDSTFMESDIAAIRKSGMGGGSFMDVDGGFSGANRRVFSLKESYFNGGDDSGFIDLKFDFQAESKGDIPSMKKGGGVLSGFGSMREGSEFMPYKSSGGSVENTLPMAGNGALSNGSSYQMTMEERGIKKNRRIFKGWRWIFKAPSKLDHSREDK is encoded by the coding sequence ATGAAAGAGAGAGGCAAAGCTGTGGAAGTGTACAACAACAAAAACATTGATTTTTTCCAAGACTATAGCACTTCATCGGATGTTGTTCCATGTAGGAAACATCCACAATCGTCTTCAGCTGGTGTATGTGCGTATTGTCTTAAGGATCGTTTGATCAACTTGGTTTGCTCCGACTGTGGTGAGCAACGCCTTTCGTCTTGCTCTTGCTCTGAAATTGCCACCAACCCTCGAAATTCATGCGCCGGTGGTGAAGTGGGCAGCGTTGGTCGGGTCTCCTTCTTGATAGAGAATGAAAACAGCAGAGATCATCAAGTTTCAAACCCCAAGGCTAAAAGCACTAGTAGTGGAAATAATACTAAATCAGAGGATGTTATCTTGCTCAAGAGAAGCAATAGCAGCTGTGTGGAGATCAAGAAAAAGAACGGGTTTTGGAGAATTGGGAGGTTTTTCAAGAAGAAGAGGGACAAAGAGACTAACTGTGGGAAGAGTGCTTGTGGGGGTGATGAGAAAAGTGATTTGTGGGTGGTTGATTACATGGGGGTTTCAAGGTCAAGGTCTCTTTGCAGTTTCAGAGCGGGTGGGTTTTTTGGATCAGAAGATGGAAGTGACGTGATGAACTTTTCAGGTGCTAGGAGCTCGATTTCGGCTGCACGGAGTTCCGGCGTCAATGGCGGTTTGCTCTTTGATCCTGAGAGGAAAAGTGGGTTTAGTGAAGCAGAACCAAGGAGAAGTGGTTTTGATAGTGAAAGAAGAGACAGTACATTTATGGAGTCCGATATTGCAGCCATTAGGAAAAGTGGCATGGGCGGCGGCAGTTTCATGGATGTTGATGGGGGTTTTAGTGGTGCAAACAGGCGGGTCTTTTCTTTGAAAGAGAGTTATTTTAATGGTGGGGATGATTCGGGTTTCATTGActtaaaatttgattttcaagcagaGTCTAAAGGGGATATTCCTAGTATGAAGAAGGGTGGGGGTGTTTTGTCTGGTTTTGGCAGCATGAGAGAAGGTAGTGAATTTATGCCATATAAATCCTCTGGTGGTTCCGTTGAAAATACACTGCCAATGGCTGGAAATGGAGCCTTAAGCAATGGGAGTTCATATCAGATGACAATGGAAGAAAGAGGAATAAAAAAGAATAGAAGAATATTCAAGGGATGGCGGTGGATTTTCAAAGCACCATCCAAATTAGACCACTCCAGAGAAGACAAATGA